The DNA segment AGGAGATGGGTTATGTCTTCAAGATTTTTGTTTTCTATTTCTGCGGCACTTCTTGCCGGAACCGCTGCCACCGCAGCGACTATTACTCCTGTAGTGCCGATTCAGTCAGATGGCTGTTACCAGATTTCGACAGCGGAGGAACTCTACGGTTTTGCCGAAATTGTAAACGGGAATGACAGTATTCCTGGGAATAGTGCTGTTTGCGGCGAACTCCTGAATGATATCGTTGTAAATGAGAACGTGCTGGATGAATCGGGGAGGCTCAATCGCAATAGCGCCAAGACTTTTGTTCCATGGATACCGTTAGTTGGATTCTCGGGAACGTTCAATGGCAACGGGCATGTCATCTCAGGACTATATTCCGCCACAAAATCTGGACTTTTTGAATCGATCTCTTCGTGGGATTCTGTTGTCGTCGTGAAGAACTTAGGAATTGTTGATTCTTATTTCTCGCCTTCATCCGCTGCCGGGGTCCTTACCAATAATATTTATGGGAAGGCAGAAGTCCGGATAACCAATTTCTACACATTGTCTACCATTGAGACTCCAAGGGCTTATCTAGATATGGGGGCTATCACGGGTTATTTAGACGAAAGAGCGCATTTGACCGTGACAAACTGCTATAACGCGGGATTATTTGTCGATAGTGACAATGATTTTTATTCAAGTTTTTTTGATAAATGGGACGCGTTTTCAACTTATCCATATGTTAAAATAAGCAACTCCTACACACTGAAGCGAAAAGGTATTCGCTATGTTACTTATGGAGCTTTAACGGATTCTGCCGCTTTTAGTAACGGGGCGGTTGCGTACGCCTTGCGTGAAGGAGAGGACGGTTCCATTTGGGGGCAGATCGTAGGTAAGGATAAATATCCGGGTTTTTCTGGCCGTCTCGTAAATACTGCGACGGCTAGGTACAATGTTACGTTCCATACTTTTGAGGGTGATACGGCCTCCTATTTCGATAGCTATATCTCTGGATTCAACGTTGCTCTCCCCGAAAAAGTCGAGCAAGAAAATATGTACTTTGGCGGTTGGTACAGGAGTGCTGAATTCAGCGGAACGCCTGACACGATTATTTCTGACACAACAAAAGGGGATCTTGAATACTGGGCGAAGATGAATAGACGCTATAAGATAACCTATCATGCCGACGGTGCCGTTTTTTCATTGTATCGTCAAGAGTGTATTCTGGACGATTATGTGCCCATGGAAGAAAATACGGATTGCTACATAAGCGGAAAAGGAACGGTGCTTTATAAATGGCTTGGTCGTGACAGCAGTATCTTCTTGGAATGGTACGACAACGAGGAACTGACGGGAAATCCGGTTGATTCTGTGGGGCCGGATGAAACGGGCGACAAGGATTTCTATGCCAAGTGGTTCGACCTCAAGAGGCCGCCGATAGACCCTGCGGACAGTTGCTACGAAATTTCGGATGTGGCGGAACTCTTCGGTTTTTCCGCACTTGTGAACGGGGAGTTTGCCGAGGGGGAAAAACGTCTAGATGACGTCTGTGGTAAACTTACGCAGGATATTGTTGTGAACAAGAATGTCTTGAAGGAAGACGGAACACTCGACAGCGCAAGAGAGGAGGAATTTTTCCCATGGAATACTATAAATCTTTATAATGGCTTTTTCGATGGGCAAGGGCATACGATTTCCGGGCTCTATGTGAATGAAGCGATATTTAGTGCGTATGCGCCTGAGCCTTATGATTATACCAAAGTTACCATTCGCAATTTAAAAGTCAAGGATACTTTCGTTTATGGTTATCATTTTGCTGCCGGAATTATTAGTTCTTATAGCGGTTATCGCCCTTTGATGGAAATAGATAACACGCATTTTGATGGCGCTATTTACGTAGATGAATACGCGGCCCATGTTGGTGGTCTGGTCTCGTATGCCGATTATGTATTGATTATAAAAAATAGTAGCCATCGTGGGATAATTTCTATTCCTGATGGGGGTTATGCCGGAGGCCTTGTGGGATACTCTGATGAGTATATGGTTCTTTTGCAGAATTCCAATGAAGGACGCATTGAAGGTGGTGATGAAGTGGGTGGCTTGGTAGGGGAAATCTCAGGGCAATTCTTTATTGCGAACAACTACAATGCTGCCGACATTGTTTGTAATAAATGTCTTGCGAATGGTTTGATTGGGGGCTATTTTTCTGGAATTGGCCAATCATTTGTCCTTAATAATTATAGCAGTGGTTTGGTTAGTGGTTCTAGTGGTGTGTGGCTAAAGAATTATAACGTGACTTTTGAAAACAACTACTATTTGACAGGGACGAGCTTTATAGACGGCATCGGGACAGAGGTCGAAGCCTTGGATTTTGCTAATGGGACCGTGGCTACGGCGTTGTACAATTATGTCCAGAATGATGCTGCCGGTATAGAAATTGTGGGTGGTGCTACGGGCGATAAATGGATTCAAGGTAGCAAATACCCTATTTTCTTTGAAAATGAAACGCGCAGTGTTATACGGTTGCGCGAATATGATGTGCCAACGAATGCTCTTTTATATACGCCAGGTCAGACGCTGCCTTTGCCAACTCCTACTGCAAAAGGTTACGATTTTTTGGGTTGGTATTATGACTCTAATCTGATAACTGAAATCCCTGCGACGGCATCTGGGTATTTTGTTATTACGCCGAAATGGCAAAAACACGTGAGTAGTTCCAGTATTGCATCCAGCAGTTCCGTGGCGCCGCCCGGTCCCGCCAATACGAGTTCTAGCGTTGCGGCATCTTCGAGCAGCGAGGAAAAAATCAGTTCCAGCTCTCCGGAAGTCAATTCCAGCTCCGCTATGTCCAGCAGTTCTGTGAAATCTAGTTCCAGCAGAGCCAAGTCTTCTAGCAGCGTCAAGTCGAGCAGTTCTTCTGCAAAGGCGAAGTCCAGTAGTAGCAAGGCTAAGTCTAGCAGCAGTAAGGCGAAGTCTAGTTCCAGCAAGGCGAAGTCCAGCTCTAGCAAGGGCAAGGACGCCATTGCCGCCGCCGGCCAGCTGCCGCAGTTCTCGCTTGCCGCTGTCGGCCGCAGCATCCAGGTGTCCGGTGCCCGCGTGGGTTCTGTCTACGCCGTGTTCGACATGCAGGGCCGCGTGATTGCCAACGGCCATGTAAATGCCACGGATTTCAGTGTCCACATGGACCGCTCCGCGACTTACCTGATGCGCATAGGCAACCAGACGCAGAGAGTGAAAGTAGGAAGTAGACAGTAGACAGTAGGCAGTAGGAAGTGATTAGGGGCTAGGATCTAGGGGCTAGGGAGAAATATCACGGCTTCGCCGTCCTATATTGACGCACGAAGTGCGTGATTCTTTTCACTAGCCGCTAGTCTCTATTCTCTAGTCTCTCGAATACTCATTGCTCACCGCTCATAGCTCATTGCTATTTCCTCGCCCCTCGCTCCTTTTTGTTATTTTATTAAGTGTTGAAGGAGATAAGTCATGACTTCAAGATTTTTGTTTTCTATTTCTGCGGCACTCCTTGCCGGAACCGCCGCCACCGCGGCAAGCATCACTCCCCAGCAGCCGGCGCTATCGGATGGCTGCTACCAGATTTCGAGCGCAGAGGAACTCTACGGCTTTGCCGCCATCGTGAACGGGACGGACGGATTCGCGAAGAACAAGTCCGCCTGCGGCAAACTCCTGAAGGATATCGTCGTGAACACGGATGTCCTCTATGCATCGGGATCCCTTAAAGACGAAAATGCTGCAAGTTTTGTTCCGTGGAACCCCATCGACAGTTTCGCGGGAACCTTCGACGGGAACGGGCACACCATCGCTGGCCTGTACAGGGACGTGTCCGACGAAGATGACGCCAAGGATGTCGGCTTCATCCGCACTCTCGTGGGAAATCCCGACGGGGAGACGGTGATAAAGAATCTAGGAATAATTGATTCCTACTTCGCGGTGAAAAGCTTGTACGTTGACGAGGTGGTAGGAATTTTTGCTGCCAAGGTGGTCGATTCCGATGCGAGCGACAACAAGGATTCCCATGTGAAAATCCTGAATTGCTTTAATATGTCGTCGGGCAATTACGGCGGTAGCAGGTTCATCAATCATCTGTTGTACGAAATTGACGAGCGTGTATCCGTCACAATCGAAAACTGCTACAATGTGCGCGGCGAAAAAATCCACGGATCGAATTACGGCTTGCTTGTCGTCAAGAATTCCTTTGTTCTGGGTTCGAATGAACAGGATGAAAAAGGGGGCATCAAGACCGCGAACGAGACACAGTTTGAAAACGGGACCGTGGCGCGCGCCCTGCACGAAGGGACCGACGGCTCTATTTGGGGTCAGGATGTCGGGACGGATGACTATCCGAACTTCTCGGGCGAAATCAAGAATTCCGCGGCGGCCAGGTACAGTGTGACGTTCCATACGTTCAATGGCGACACGGCCTCTTATTTCGACAGCTATATCTCCGGATTCAATACGGCCTTGCCCGATACCGTCGAAAAGGAAAACACGGTTTTCTTCGGCTGGTACGACAATTCCGCATTTGACGGAAACCCGTATAAGGTTATCAAGGATACGGCGAAAGGGAATCTCGAATATTGGGCGAAACTCAAGAACCGTTTCAATATCTATTTCCATTGCGGTGAAGGGAGATTTGATGGCGACTGGAATACAAGTAGCCTGATAAGCGAGATTTCGCGTGAAGACACGATTTTCAACTATATAGAAGGGGCCCAGGCATCGCTTCCATATACCGGCCTATCAAATGAGGGCTACGTTTTCTCTGGTTGGTATGATAACGAGGAATTGACGGGAGTGCCGGTTGATTCCATTGTAGGGACGGATGTGGGCGATAAGCATTTCTATGCATCCTGGTTCAAGATAAGCAAACCGGAGCGGGATGTTGCGGACAATTGCTATGCCATTTCGGACAAGGCGGAACTTTACGGTTTTGCGGCCATGGTCAGAGGGACGTATGGCGATGGGCAGGCTTCGCAGCCTAACCTTTGCGGCAAGCTCACGAAGGATATCGTGGTCAACGAGAATGTCTTGAAGCGCAACGGAACGCTTGACAGCTCCAGGATGTCGACGTTCATGCAGTGGACTCCGATAACTGTTTTCAGTGGGACGTTCGATGGGCAGGGGCATAAGATTTCCGGCCTGTATGGATCGCCGTTGTTCGGTTCCATTTATGCGGGCGAAGCCGGAAAACCGGTTGTCATCCGCAACGTGAAGGTGAACGATTCTTACGGAGCTAGTAGCGGTCTAGTGAGTTATGTCAATGACAGTACGATCTTATCTATGGACAATTGCCACTATAGCGGCTTTGTTTATGGTTGGCACGATAATGTGGCGGGTGGTCTTATTAATAGATCTTACGGCTACATCAATATGTTTAACAGCAGTTTTGAGGGAATCATTTTCTCCGACGCCCTTATGTTCGTGGGCGGCCTTGTAGGGGAATCCTACACCAACCTGGTTCTCATGCAGAGTTATATGAAGGGTACCATAAACCTTGTGAATACCATGCAAATGGTGGGGAGCAATACATATTCTAGGCTTTATGGCGCTGGCACCCTTGTTGGCCATATGACCGGCCATGCCTTTATAGCGAACAATTACAGCATCACCGATTTTACGGGAGAGACCCCGAGGGGCCATGCGGGCGGGCTGATTGGAAGCTTGAGTCTCTCGAGAGTGCTGGTCAGTAGGACGGATGTCGTTGAATACCGTATATTGCGCTCCTTTGTCCTCAACAACTACAATAAGGGATCTATGCCTGCAGATGCCGATATTACTGATTTAAGCGAACAAGTGGTTGTCGACAACAATTTCTATTTGGGGGGTGGCTTGTCGGATTCCTGCGGAGCGACTCCCGTTGCGGAAGCCGCCTTCACGGATGGCACTTTGCAAAACGCCCTCCACGATTACGTCCAGAAAGACAGCTCCGGCAATGCGGTCGCGCAGGGCATCACCGGCGATATCTGGACCCAGGGCGCAGAATATCCCGAATTCGCCCAGCCGGAAAAGATTAACGCAGTTGTTCTCGAAGGGGATACCTTGGGCGTCCTCAATAGCCCCATTCTCGTTTACAAGCCGGGTCAAACCTTCGAGCTGCCGCCGCTTGAACATGGGAGTATCATATTCAAAGGTTGGTATGCCACGCCGGACTTCTCTGGCGATACAGTTGTCGGCATTGCCGCAACGGATGCGGGTGACAAGGTTTTCTATGCGGATTGGGACATTGCGAAATTCCAGGTGGCCGTCGGTTCGAACTCGCCCGGTGGCAGGGTAGGGTTAAGGGCAAACGGCAGCACTAACTTCTCGCAATATGTTTCCAGCACGGTCCCGTATGGGACCACAGTGACTGCGAGCGCGGATGCGTATGATGGTTATGTTTTTGTAGAATGGAACAATGACATTTGTGGCAAAAAGGCGACTTGTACGTTCACCGTGACGGAAGACATTGCGTTTACTGCGTCCTTCGATAAACTGAGCAGCAGTTCTGCGGCCTCGAGCAGCTCTGTGGCGTCCAGCTCCAGCGTCTCTTCGAGCAGTTCTGCAAAGCCCGTTTCCAGCAGCGTGCAATCGAGTTCCAGCTCCGCCAAGTCCAGCAGTTCTGTGAAATCCAGTTCGAGCCGCGCCAAGTCCAGCTCCAGCAAGGCTAAGAGCAGTTCTAGCAAGGCCAAGTCGAGTTCCAGCAAGGGCAAGGATGCAATTGTTGCTGCTGCCCAGGTGCCGCAGTTCATGCTCACGGCTGTGGGCCGCGATATCCAGGTGGCCGGTGCCCGCGTGGGGGCTGCCTATGCTGTGCTCGACATGCAGGGCCGCGTGATTGCCAACGGCCATGTAAATGCCTCGAATTTCACTATCCGCATGGATCGCTCTGCGACGTACCTGGTGCGTATCGGCAATCAGACGCAGAGAGTGGTAATTAGGGATTAGACGAGAGACGAGATAAACGATACTAGGCACTTTAGTGCCTTAGTAGAGTTATCCTCTATGAGGAGAACGCCGCTGCGCGGCTACAGACGAGAGGAAAAAGTAGGCGTAGGTTTGTCATTGCGAAGGGCGAATAGCCCTGAAGCAATCTCTAGATATGAGTTAGGGATTAGGATCTAGGGTTTAGGGAGAAATATCACGGCTTCGCCGTCTGTTATAACACACGAAGTGCGTGATTCTTTTCACTAGCCTCCAGTCTCTATTCTCTATTCTCTCAAAGACTCACCGCTCATAGCTCATACCTCATCGCTCACTGCTCGAGCCTGGAGCCCGTTGTGGACAATTCGCTGTTTTTCCCTGATTCGGGCTTACTCCTTGATTGCAACTCTTTGAGTGTCAACGCTTTTTTTTTGTGACGCTATAGCAGACTATCTTGTGGATAGGATGTTGATAAATGTTGAAGGTGTGAATTGATGTTGAAGGTTCGGCCTTAGAGTTCGTTCAGGTCGATGATTTCGGTTTCTTCTGCTGTGTCCGTCTGTTCGGGGGCGGGAGGCGCGGGTGGCTGCACCGGCGCCGTTTGCGGATTGGCGGAGTCTGCGTTCGCACCTTCCGGGACGGATGTCCCGGCGCTGTCGCTGGTTGTCGGGTCCAGGGCAATCGCTGCGGGCATGGCCGCGATGTTCTCGCCGTCGATTTCGGGCACATCGCCCAGCAATTCATCTTCGAGGATGGCAGCCTGCGAGTCGGGCGGGAGTTCCGCAATTTTGGATGCGGCTTGCGCCCCGACGACGGGGACGAGCGGCTGCAGTATTGCGGGGAGCCTGTTTTTCGGGCCGCCCTTCGCATCCTTCGCGGTCAGGTCGAGCCCGTTGTTGCGGTAGAACTGGATGTCCCCGAGCACCTGTTCCGTCCAAGACCTCCGCATGGGGTCTTTGCGCCAGTCCTTTGGCGAGGAGCGCGGCGGGTTCAGTGGATAGAACTGGATGATGGCGTCTTCGACGGGTATCCCCGCGTCGAGTTCCTTCTTGAGGGCTTCGGCGCCTATGTAAATCTGTTCGAGCCCGGTCCCTTCTTTCAGCGCGAGCATCCCTTTGTGCTTCGCGTCTTTCTCGTAGTTCATCCGGAAGTCGGACACGTGCTTCACGAGCGACATGAGCAGCGCCGGGTCCACTTCGTGCATGTAGGCCGCTTCCATGACGGGCAGGCTCGAAAGCTGTTCCCCGTTCCAGGGAGTGCCCAGGTAGACGATTTGCAGCAGGTGGCGGCTACCTTTGCTCGTGAGTGTCACCAGGTAGCGCTTGCCGAGTGTGCGCCTGAGTTTCTTGAGGATGCGGATGCCGCGGTTCTTGAATTGCCTGTAGCCGACGAACGTTATGCCGAGCGTGTCTTTGACGTGTTCGAGGTGGGGCGTTGTCGCTTGCCGGACTTCTTTGTTGTATATCCGGAGGACAGCGGGGAGGATATAGACCAGTTCGGGCGTGGCGGTACTGTCCAGACCCCCTTCGCCCAAGACAAAGTCGCCCTTCTTCAGGAGTTCTGTTACCTTGTTCATGGCATACTCCTGGAACACGGCTTCCTCGTCAATGGGCTTTTGCGGTTTGGGCGGAGTAAGGATACTTGCAACCGAGAGCGC comes from the uncultured Fibrobacter sp. genome and includes:
- a CDS encoding InlB B-repeat-containing protein gives rise to the protein MTSRFLFSISAALLAGTAATAASITPQQPALSDGCYQISSAEELYGFAAIVNGTDGFAKNKSACGKLLKDIVVNTDVLYASGSLKDENAASFVPWNPIDSFAGTFDGNGHTIAGLYRDVSDEDDAKDVGFIRTLVGNPDGETVIKNLGIIDSYFAVKSLYVDEVVGIFAAKVVDSDASDNKDSHVKILNCFNMSSGNYGGSRFINHLLYEIDERVSVTIENCYNVRGEKIHGSNYGLLVVKNSFVLGSNEQDEKGGIKTANETQFENGTVARALHEGTDGSIWGQDVGTDDYPNFSGEIKNSAAARYSVTFHTFNGDTASYFDSYISGFNTALPDTVEKENTVFFGWYDNSAFDGNPYKVIKDTAKGNLEYWAKLKNRFNIYFHCGEGRFDGDWNTSSLISEISREDTIFNYIEGAQASLPYTGLSNEGYVFSGWYDNEELTGVPVDSIVGTDVGDKHFYASWFKISKPERDVADNCYAISDKAELYGFAAMVRGTYGDGQASQPNLCGKLTKDIVVNENVLKRNGTLDSSRMSTFMQWTPITVFSGTFDGQGHKISGLYGSPLFGSIYAGEAGKPVVIRNVKVNDSYGASSGLVSYVNDSTILSMDNCHYSGFVYGWHDNVAGGLINRSYGYINMFNSSFEGIIFSDALMFVGGLVGESYTNLVLMQSYMKGTINLVNTMQMVGSNTYSRLYGAGTLVGHMTGHAFIANNYSITDFTGETPRGHAGGLIGSLSLSRVLVSRTDVVEYRILRSFVLNNYNKGSMPADADITDLSEQVVVDNNFYLGGGLSDSCGATPVAEAAFTDGTLQNALHDYVQKDSSGNAVAQGITGDIWTQGAEYPEFAQPEKINAVVLEGDTLGVLNSPILVYKPGQTFELPPLEHGSIIFKGWYATPDFSGDTVVGIAATDAGDKVFYADWDIAKFQVAVGSNSPGGRVGLRANGSTNFSQYVSSTVPYGTTVTASADAYDGYVFVEWNNDICGKKATCTFTVTEDIAFTASFDKLSSSSAASSSSVASSSSVSSSSSAKPVSSSVQSSSSSAKSSSSVKSSSSRAKSSSSKAKSSSSKAKSSSSKGKDAIVAAAQVPQFMLTAVGRDIQVAGARVGAAYAVLDMQGRVIANGHVNASNFTIRMDRSATYLVRIGNQTQRVVIRD
- a CDS encoding InlB B-repeat-containing protein, with the translated sequence MSSRFLFSISAALLAGTAATAATITPVVPIQSDGCYQISTAEELYGFAEIVNGNDSIPGNSAVCGELLNDIVVNENVLDESGRLNRNSAKTFVPWIPLVGFSGTFNGNGHVISGLYSATKSGLFESISSWDSVVVVKNLGIVDSYFSPSSAAGVLTNNIYGKAEVRITNFYTLSTIETPRAYLDMGAITGYLDERAHLTVTNCYNAGLFVDSDNDFYSSFFDKWDAFSTYPYVKISNSYTLKRKGIRYVTYGALTDSAAFSNGAVAYALREGEDGSIWGQIVGKDKYPGFSGRLVNTATARYNVTFHTFEGDTASYFDSYISGFNVALPEKVEQENMYFGGWYRSAEFSGTPDTIISDTTKGDLEYWAKMNRRYKITYHADGAVFSLYRQECILDDYVPMEENTDCYISGKGTVLYKWLGRDSSIFLEWYDNEELTGNPVDSVGPDETGDKDFYAKWFDLKRPPIDPADSCYEISDVAELFGFSALVNGEFAEGEKRLDDVCGKLTQDIVVNKNVLKEDGTLDSAREEEFFPWNTINLYNGFFDGQGHTISGLYVNEAIFSAYAPEPYDYTKVTIRNLKVKDTFVYGYHFAAGIISSYSGYRPLMEIDNTHFDGAIYVDEYAAHVGGLVSYADYVLIIKNSSHRGIISIPDGGYAGGLVGYSDEYMVLLQNSNEGRIEGGDEVGGLVGEISGQFFIANNYNAADIVCNKCLANGLIGGYFSGIGQSFVLNNYSSGLVSGSSGVWLKNYNVTFENNYYLTGTSFIDGIGTEVEALDFANGTVATALYNYVQNDAAGIEIVGGATGDKWIQGSKYPIFFENETRSVIRLREYDVPTNALLYTPGQTLPLPTPTAKGYDFLGWYYDSNLITEIPATASGYFVITPKWQKHVSSSSIASSSSVAPPGPANTSSSVAASSSSEEKISSSSPEVNSSSAMSSSSVKSSSSRAKSSSSVKSSSSSAKAKSSSSKAKSSSSKAKSSSSKAKSSSSKGKDAIAAAGQLPQFSLAAVGRSIQVSGARVGSVYAVFDMQGRVIANGHVNATDFSVHMDRSATYLMRIGNQTQRVKVGSRQ